The following are encoded together in the Oreochromis niloticus isolate F11D_XX linkage group LG12, O_niloticus_UMD_NMBU, whole genome shotgun sequence genome:
- the pheta1 gene encoding sesquipedalian-1 produces the protein MKLNERSVAHYATCDSPPDKTGFLFKKGERNTAYHRRWFVLKGNMLFYFEERDSREPIGVIVLEGCTVELCESTEEFAFAIKFDCVKARVYKMAAENQAAMESWVKALSRASFDYMRLVVKELERQLEEIQEAAGGGFVGAGVGNLQGRPKSSKRNHMGRSRSGASSSSSSSSSISSSSSSVPPMSASFSAQKNPQDELQLISGPSKENGVAWSKPPAALANGFVEGSSSCAVWESSADPANVTGYGADGARAPPVPPRRKGASLESPVCPGTGCFSKLHDWYGREVEELRVQWLQSQ, from the coding sequence ATGAAGCTGAACGAGCGCAGCGTGGCGCACTACGCCACCTGTGATTCACCACCTGACAAGACGGGCTTCCTGTTCAAAAAGGGGGAGCGCAACACGGCTTATCACCGCCGCTGGTTTGTCCTGAAGGGTAACATGCTCTTCTACTTCGAAGAGCGCGACAGCCGAGAGCCCATTGGCGTCATCGTTCTTGAAGGATGCACCGTGGAGCTGTGTGAGTCGACCGAGGAGTTCGCCTTTGCCATCAAGTTTGATTGCGTCAAAGCTCGTGTGTACAAGATGGCTGCTGAGAACCAAGCAGCCATGGAGTCCTGGGTGAAAGCGCTGTCAAGAGCCAGCTTTGACTACATGAGGCTGGTGGTGAAAGAGCTGGAGAGGCagctggaggagatccaggagGCAGCCGGAGGTGGCTTTGTTGGGGCTGGAGTTGGAAACCTGCAGGGCAGGCCCAAGTCCTCAAAACGAAACCATATGGGACGGTCCAGGTCTGGAgcatcttcttcttcatcttcctcatcctccatatcatcatcatcatcaagtgTCCCTCCCATGTCAGCCTCCTTCTCTGCCCAGAAGAACCCACAGGATGAGCTGCAGCTCATCTCTGGGCCCTCCAAGGAGAATGGAGTTGCATGGAGTAAACCACCAGCTGCCTTGGCTAACGGCTTTGTGGAGGGATCTTCATCCTGTGCGGTATGGGAAAGCTCCGCGGACCCTGCGAATGTCACTGGTTACGGAGCTGACGGAGCGAGGGCTCCGCCTGTGCCTCCCCGGAGAAAAGGAGCATCTCTCGAAAGCCCCGTATGCCCTGGAACCGGCTGCTTCTCCAAACTCCATGACTGGTACGGCAGAGAGGTGGAGGAACTGAGAGTGCAGTGGCTGCAGAGCCAGTAA